One segment of Brassica napus cultivar Da-Ae chromosome C3, Da-Ae, whole genome shotgun sequence DNA contains the following:
- the LOC111204017 gene encoding uncharacterized protein LOC111204017 translates to MSKKRREHNQNTMKESHEALFTEHGLRKKTNSLPCFLNETEPSNETPAYPLSPQTGTHVFPPNVTQHNEIEPSSEMSSNEKLDDKTDTKPSNETSSKPNQAEEKISRKVRESEHVTLIFCLAQTMFLNFVCY, encoded by the exons ATGTCGAAGAAACGA AGAGAACATAATCAGAATACAATGAAGGAATCTCATGAAGCTTTATTTACAGAACATGGCTTACGGAAGAAGACGAATTCGTTACCTTGCTTTTTG AATGAGACAGAGCCATCGAATGAGACACCTGCCTATCCATTGTCTCCACAGACTGGGACTCATGTTTTTCCCCCTAATGTGACACAACAC AATGAAATAGAGCCATCGAGTGAGATGTCATCCAATGAAAAACTTGACGATAAG ACTGACACAAAGCCATCGAATGAGACGTCATCCAAACCGAATCAAGCAGAAGAAAAGATTTCAAGGAAGGTCAGAGAAAGTGAACATGTCACACTCATTTTCTGTTTAGCTCAGACTATGTTCTTAAACTTCGTGTGCTATTAG
- the LOC111204018 gene encoding uncharacterized protein LOC111204018, producing the protein MAGMLPGVECARRRRFHGGAPPIDLSNTASVAVEPGRVWTRRPSFSLYTTNHDQAYVSFSEGNVRNKSYGDNNDEKLVVAAKEAKERMDY; encoded by the exons ATGGCTGGTATGCTTCCCGGAGTTGAGTGCGCAAGGAGACGGCGCTTCCACGGCGGTGCTCCACCGATTGACTTATCCAACACGGCTTCAGTCGCGGTAGAACCAGGACGGGTCTGGACTCGGCGACCATCGTTCTCGCTCTACACTACCAATCATGACCAAGCCTATGTCTCCTTCTCG gaGGGAAATGTTAGGAACAAATCGTACGGTGATAATAACGATGAGAAGCTCGTCGTAGCAGCCAAAGAGGCTAAGGAGAGGATGGActattga